A portion of the Adhaeribacter radiodurans genome contains these proteins:
- the rpoN gene encoding RNA polymerase factor sigma-54 → MQRLDLKQLLSQKLSPQQIQFIKLLQIPTAELEMRIKEEMEMNPALEEGSDDDKERSDDDDGNDDDDDFDADDSLDEDFEEGSSDDSYDSPEDNMVDDGGDLDLDDYLHSDEIAGYKMQGDGPGDEEDRDMPLAGTSTLVDSLLDQLGFLNLNEEQEAIGMQLIGSIDNDGYIRRELSSIANDLAFSQNIEATEPEIEAVLRKIQSFDPAGIAARDLQECLLLQLERLDQDENTEIAERIIDECYDEFTKKHYEKIRSRLDIEDYELKQAINIILKLNPKPGGSDAGAGKPQYIIPDFILTIENSQFNLTLNSRNAPDLRISREYADMFDAYDKSAKKDKKFKETVTFVKQKLDAAKWFIDAIKQRQQTLLRTMEAIVKRQREFFLEGDESKLRPMILKDIAEDIGMDISTISRVANSKSVQTEFGVYPLKYFFSEGIATDSGEDASSREVKHILKEIIDKENKKKPLSDDKLEKMLNEKGYNIARRTVAKYREQLNIPVARLRKEL, encoded by the coding sequence ATGCAAAGACTCGATTTAAAACAACTTTTATCACAAAAGCTCTCGCCGCAGCAAATACAGTTTATAAAGCTGTTACAAATTCCTACGGCCGAACTGGAAATGCGGATAAAAGAAGAGATGGAGATGAACCCGGCCTTGGAAGAAGGTTCGGATGATGACAAAGAACGGTCCGATGACGATGATGGGAATGACGACGATGATGATTTTGATGCGGATGATAGTTTAGACGAAGATTTTGAAGAAGGTAGTTCTGACGATTCGTACGACAGTCCGGAAGACAATATGGTGGATGATGGCGGTGATCTGGATTTAGATGATTACCTCCATTCCGACGAAATTGCGGGTTATAAAATGCAGGGCGACGGTCCGGGCGACGAAGAAGACCGCGATATGCCTTTAGCTGGCACTTCTACTTTGGTCGATTCGCTGCTGGATCAGCTAGGTTTTTTAAATCTGAACGAAGAACAGGAAGCCATTGGCATGCAGCTGATTGGCAGCATTGACAACGATGGCTACATTCGGCGGGAATTAAGTTCTATTGCCAATGATCTGGCTTTTTCACAAAATATAGAGGCTACCGAACCAGAAATTGAAGCTGTACTGCGCAAAATTCAATCGTTTGACCCCGCCGGAATTGCTGCCCGTGACTTACAGGAATGTTTATTACTCCAGCTCGAGCGCCTCGACCAGGATGAGAACACTGAAATTGCCGAACGCATTATAGACGAATGCTACGACGAATTCACGAAGAAACATTATGAAAAAATTAGGTCGCGGCTGGACATTGAGGATTACGAGCTCAAGCAAGCCATTAACATTATATTAAAATTAAATCCTAAACCGGGTGGTTCGGACGCTGGGGCCGGTAAACCGCAGTACATTATTCCGGATTTTATTTTAACCATCGAGAATAGTCAGTTTAATTTAACGCTTAACTCCCGGAACGCTCCTGACCTGCGCATTAGCCGGGAATACGCCGACATGTTCGATGCGTATGATAAAAGCGCTAAGAAAGACAAAAAGTTTAAGGAAACGGTAACTTTTGTGAAGCAAAAGCTCGATGCCGCCAAATGGTTTATCGATGCTATAAAACAACGGCAGCAAACCTTGTTGCGCACCATGGAAGCTATTGTGAAGCGCCAGCGTGAGTTTTTCCTGGAAGGTGACGAGAGTAAGCTACGCCCCATGATTTTAAAGGATATTGCCGAAGACATAGGCATGGATATTTCTACTATTTCGCGGGTTGCCAATAGTAAAAGCGTACAAACCGAATTTGGAGTTTATCCGTTAAAGTACTTTTTCTCCGAAGGAATTGCCACTGATTCCGGTGAAGATGCCAGTAGCCGGGAGGTAAAACATATTCTAAAAGAAATAATTGATAAAGAGAATAAAAAGAAACCTTTATCGGACGATAAGCTGGAAAAAATGCTGAATGAGAAAGGCTACAACATTGCCCGCCGTACGGTGGCCAAATACCGCGAACAATTAAATATACCCGTAGCCCGCTTACGGAAAGAGCTTTAA
- a CDS encoding carboxypeptidase-like regulatory domain-containing protein yields MSGTVKDNRGKPIIGANVFLKGSYDGTSADTSGNFSIKTDAKGSQIWVATFIGYKQKELSIELKPGLQEVKIILPEEQNELNTVVITAGAFEASEEKRATLLKPLDIVTSGGRPSILPVH; encoded by the coding sequence TTGTCCGGAACAGTAAAGGATAACCGGGGCAAACCAATTATAGGAGCCAATGTTTTCCTGAAAGGTTCATACGACGGAACTTCGGCGGATACCAGCGGGAATTTTTCTATTAAAACCGATGCTAAAGGTTCTCAAATCTGGGTTGCTACGTTTATCGGGTACAAGCAAAAAGAATTAAGTATTGAACTAAAGCCCGGCTTACAAGAAGTAAAAATAATTTTACCGGAAGAACAGAATGAGCTAAACACAGTGGTAATTACCGCCGGAGCTTTCGAAGCAAGCGAAGAGAAACGAGCCACTTTATTAAAACCTCTGGATATTGTTACTAGCGGGGGGCGACCGTCGATATTGCCGGTGCATTAA
- the pth gene encoding aminoacyl-tRNA hydrolase, producing MKYLLVGLGNIGPEYANTRHNIGFMVLDYLAKKHDATFDSGRHAFVTEIKSKGKSFTLVKPTTYMNLSGKAVSHWLSILKIPANQMLVITDDLALPYGKLRMRSKGSAGGHNGLKHIEETLGTTEYPRLRFGVDAKFSKGRQVDYVLSPFNPDEQIELPTLIEKAADMSLSFGTIGLERTMNFYNTK from the coding sequence ATGAAATATTTACTGGTTGGTTTAGGAAATATTGGTCCTGAATACGCAAATACCCGCCATAATATTGGCTTTATGGTGCTCGATTACCTGGCAAAAAAACATGATGCTACTTTTGATTCTGGTCGCCATGCTTTTGTAACCGAAATAAAAAGTAAAGGCAAATCCTTTACTTTAGTAAAACCTACTACTTACATGAATTTAAGCGGCAAAGCGGTAAGTCATTGGTTAAGTATTTTAAAAATTCCGGCCAACCAGATGCTGGTTATTACCGACGACCTTGCTTTACCCTATGGTAAATTGCGGATGCGCTCTAAAGGTTCGGCAGGCGGTCATAACGGTCTGAAGCACATTGAAGAAACACTTGGTACCACCGAATACCCGCGTTTACGCTTTGGCGTAGATGCTAAGTTTTCTAAAGGCAGGCAAGTGGATTATGTTCTTAGCCCTTTTAACCCCGACGAGCAAATAGAACTGCCCACCCTCATTGAAAAAGCAGCGGATATGAGCCTTTCTTTTGGCACTATTGGCTTGGAGCGAACGATGAATTTTTATAATACCAAGTAG
- the lgt gene encoding prolipoprotein diacylglyceryl transferase: protein MALNTILLWNPIVWNVSPEIFDFGFFALRWYGLLFALGFVFGQRILTRIYNAEGRTEQDVDVITLYMIIGTVLGARLGHCLFYEPEVYLKDPIRILKIWEGGLASHGATIGILLSLFLFSRKYKFDYLWVLDRIVIVVALGGSLIRLGNLFNSEIIGKPTDLPWAFKFERNHELINGVQASLQPRHPAQLYESISSFLLFLFLYSLWNRRKSLTPRGLLFGLFVVILFTLRFLYEFLKENQVDKEDFLLNTIGMNIGQLLSIPLIIIGLFILIRAITKPTYVDPVVSASK, encoded by the coding sequence ATGGCATTAAATACTATCCTCCTCTGGAATCCGATTGTTTGGAATGTATCTCCGGAAATTTTTGATTTTGGTTTCTTTGCGTTACGCTGGTATGGCTTGTTATTCGCCTTGGGCTTTGTATTTGGCCAACGGATTTTAACTCGTATTTACAACGCCGAAGGCCGTACGGAGCAGGATGTTGATGTTATTACGTTGTACATGATTATTGGTACAGTACTCGGGGCCCGCCTGGGACATTGTTTATTTTATGAGCCCGAAGTATACTTAAAAGACCCTATCCGGATATTAAAAATATGGGAAGGCGGATTGGCAAGCCACGGGGCAACTATTGGTATTTTACTTTCCTTATTTTTATTTAGCCGGAAATATAAGTTTGATTACCTGTGGGTTTTAGATCGAATTGTGATAGTGGTAGCTTTAGGTGGTTCTCTAATTCGGTTAGGTAATTTGTTCAATTCCGAGATTATAGGAAAACCCACTGATCTGCCGTGGGCGTTTAAATTTGAACGGAATCACGAGCTTATAAATGGTGTACAAGCATCGCTACAGCCCCGGCATCCGGCGCAGCTATACGAATCTATCTCCAGTTTCTTATTGTTTTTGTTTTTGTATTCTCTCTGGAATCGCCGCAAATCACTAACACCTAGAGGGCTATTATTTGGCTTATTTGTAGTAATATTATTTACCTTACGTTTCCTTTACGAATTTTTAAAAGAGAACCAGGTAGATAAAGAAGATTTTCTGTTGAATACTATTGGTATGAACATTGGTCAATTATTAAGTATTCCGCTTATTATCATTGGGCTCTTTATTCTTATCCGCGCCATTACTAAACCAACGTACGTGGATCCGGTAGTAAGTGCATCGAAGTAA
- the nadE gene encoding NAD(+) synthase — MKTSLKIAGAALNQTPLDWKNNLTNIKNAITEAQAQGVEILCLPELAITGYGCEDMFLSSWLPEAAFEKLLEVKEWCTNITVCVGLPLRLYNHIYNTTCVIKNQEIIGFTAKQFLANDGVHYEPRWFTSWPANEIHTFEKNGNKYEVGDIIYEEQGVRFAFEICEDAWRSDNDRPAARHLTKGVHLIINPSASHFAMSKTDVRYKLVLNASKKFHCAYLYVNLLGNEAGRMIYDGEILIAQNGNLITRNVLLSFKSVDVESAVVNFEHPLPPVETIPELGPIDEIKEFISAITLALFDYLRKSRSRGFVLSLSGGADSCACAIAVAEMIRRAVCEIGVDEFANKLNIFSPEEVAHYKTLSEDEQVKAVTGRLLVTAYQASRNSSEDTFNSAKGLADSIGATFYNWFIDEEVTSYTQTVEKAIGRKLTWEHDDITLQNIQARVRAPVIWMFANLNNSLLLATSNRSEASVGYATMDGDTAGSISPLAGIDKYFLRQWLLWAERELGYEGLRFVNSLQPTAELRPAEQTQTDEKDLMPYEILNQIERLGFYERLSPKQIFEKMQGVEPDDLLKLHIKRFFTLWSRNQWKRERYAPSFHLDDYNVDPRSWLRFPILSGGYQEELDF, encoded by the coding sequence ATGAAGACTAGCCTTAAAATAGCGGGTGCGGCTTTAAATCAGACGCCCCTCGACTGGAAAAATAACCTGACCAACATAAAAAATGCCATTACGGAAGCGCAGGCCCAAGGTGTAGAAATTCTTTGTTTACCCGAGCTGGCTATTACCGGTTACGGCTGCGAAGATATGTTCCTGAGTTCGTGGTTACCCGAAGCTGCTTTCGAGAAATTATTGGAAGTGAAAGAATGGTGTACCAACATAACTGTGTGTGTAGGTCTGCCTCTGCGGTTATATAACCATATCTACAATACTACCTGCGTTATTAAAAATCAGGAAATTATTGGCTTTACGGCTAAACAATTTTTAGCAAATGATGGGGTACACTACGAGCCTCGCTGGTTTACTTCGTGGCCGGCCAATGAAATACATACTTTTGAAAAAAACGGCAACAAGTACGAAGTAGGCGATATTATTTACGAAGAACAAGGCGTAAGATTTGCTTTTGAGATTTGCGAAGATGCCTGGCGTTCGGATAATGATCGGCCGGCTGCCCGGCACTTAACCAAAGGGGTACATTTAATAATTAACCCCAGCGCCAGTCACTTTGCTATGAGTAAAACCGATGTGCGCTATAAACTGGTGCTCAATGCGTCTAAGAAATTCCATTGTGCTTATTTGTACGTTAACTTATTAGGTAATGAAGCCGGCCGGATGATTTACGACGGAGAAATTTTAATCGCACAGAATGGTAATTTAATTACCCGAAATGTATTGCTTAGCTTTAAAAGTGTAGATGTAGAATCAGCAGTAGTTAATTTTGAACATCCCTTACCACCCGTTGAAACAATTCCGGAGCTAGGCCCAATTGATGAAATTAAAGAATTTATTTCGGCTATTACATTAGCTTTGTTCGATTACCTGCGCAAAAGCAGGAGCAGAGGTTTTGTTCTTTCTTTAAGCGGAGGAGCTGATTCTTGCGCCTGTGCTATTGCCGTAGCCGAAATGATACGACGGGCAGTTTGCGAAATCGGGGTAGATGAGTTTGCCAATAAATTAAATATTTTCTCACCGGAAGAAGTAGCTCATTATAAAACTTTATCCGAAGACGAACAAGTAAAAGCGGTAACCGGGCGTTTACTTGTAACTGCCTACCAGGCGTCCCGCAATTCTTCCGAAGATACTTTTAACTCTGCAAAGGGCTTAGCCGATTCTATTGGCGCTACTTTTTACAATTGGTTTATCGACGAGGAAGTAACCAGTTATACTCAAACAGTAGAAAAAGCAATTGGCAGGAAGCTTACCTGGGAGCACGACGATATCACGTTACAGAATATTCAAGCCCGGGTACGTGCTCCGGTTATCTGGATGTTCGCTAATTTAAATAATTCCTTATTGCTGGCTACTTCCAACCGCAGCGAAGCTTCCGTTGGATATGCTACCATGGATGGGGATACTGCCGGAAGTATTTCGCCTTTAGCTGGTATTGATAAATATTTTTTGCGGCAATGGCTGCTTTGGGCCGAACGCGAGCTAGGTTACGAAGGACTGCGCTTTGTAAATAGTTTACAACCTACCGCCGAACTAAGACCCGCAGAACAAACGCAAACCGATGAAAAAGACTTAATGCCTTATGAAATCCTGAACCAGATTGAACGCCTAGGTTTTTATGAACGCTTATCGCCTAAGCAGATTTTTGAAAAAATGCAAGGTGTAGAGCCAGACGATTTACTAAAACTGCATATTAAACGGTTCTTTACTCTCTGGTCCCGTAATCAATGGAAACGAGAGCGGTATGCTCCTTCTTTTCACCTGGATGATTATAACGTAGACCCCCGCAGTTGGTTAAGGTTCCCGATTTTAAGTGGTGGTTATCAGGAAGAACTTGATTTTTAG
- the rnc gene encoding ribonuclease III produces MLQLFRKIFRQGQNLERSIHNVTGVSPGNMRLYHLALTHTSFGKPQSNERHQTNERLEFLGDSILGAVIADFLYKKFPYKDEGFLTEIRSRIVNRESLNHIALKIGINTLVKVDQASHSARYKSINGNALEALVGAIYLDKGYKQTKYFILEKLIKPHFDLNELVSTTKNFKSKLIEWAQAQNKIVKFDIINQKQSGSTTEFTSEVTIDSQRIATGIGYSKKKAEQAAAEKALLVLQVP; encoded by the coding sequence GTGTTACAATTATTTCGCAAGATATTTAGGCAAGGACAGAACTTAGAAAGGTCTATCCACAACGTAACAGGTGTTTCGCCTGGTAATATGCGTTTGTACCATTTAGCCTTAACCCATACTTCTTTCGGTAAGCCTCAAAGTAACGAACGCCATCAAACCAATGAACGGTTAGAATTTCTGGGAGATTCTATTTTAGGAGCTGTAATTGCTGATTTTCTCTACAAAAAGTTTCCGTATAAAGATGAAGGCTTTTTAACAGAAATCCGCTCCCGGATTGTAAACCGCGAATCTTTAAACCACATTGCCTTAAAAATAGGTATTAATACTTTAGTAAAAGTAGATCAGGCGAGTCATTCTGCCCGGTATAAATCCATTAATGGCAATGCTTTAGAAGCTTTAGTAGGTGCTATTTACCTCGATAAAGGCTACAAACAAACCAAGTACTTTATTCTGGAGAAACTTATTAAACCGCATTTTGATTTAAACGAATTAGTAAGCACTACTAAAAACTTTAAATCAAAGCTTATTGAATGGGCCCAGGCGCAAAATAAAATAGTTAAGTTTGATATTATTAATCAGAAACAATCGGGCAGCACTACCGAATTTACCTCGGAAGTAACTATTGATTCACAACGTATTGCAACGGGCATCGGTTACTCCAAGAAAAAAGCGGAACAAGCCGCTGCTGAAAAAGCCTTACTTGTTTTACAGGTACCTTAA
- the fabF gene encoding beta-ketoacyl-ACP synthase II, protein MELKRVVVTGLGALTPIGNTVSEYWNGLSNGVSGAAPITRFDASKFKTQFACEVKGYNPDNYFERKEGRKMDMFTQFALIASNEAIADSGILENVNRDRVGVIWGSGIGGLKTFQEESIQFGRGDGTPRYNPFFIPKMIADSSSGNISIKNGFRGPNFVTTSACASSSDSIVTALNYIRLGMADVIITGGSEAAITESGIGGFNALKAMSERNDDPLTASRPYDKDRDGFVLGEGSGALVLESYEHAVARGAKIYAEVIGGGLSSDAYHITAPDPNGEGVVIVMQNALRDANIRPDEVDYINTHGTSTPLGDGAEVTAIQKVFGEHAYKLNISSTKSMTGHLLGGAGGIEAVAAILAIQNGVVPPTINHFTDDETIDPGLNFTFNKAQTRPVNVAISNTFGFGGHNTSVIFRKVQ, encoded by the coding sequence ATGGAGCTTAAGAGAGTTGTAGTTACTGGACTCGGTGCACTCACTCCAATCGGTAATACTGTTTCGGAATATTGGAACGGTTTATCCAATGGTGTGAGTGGCGCTGCGCCTATTACCCGCTTTGATGCCAGCAAGTTTAAAACGCAGTTTGCTTGTGAGGTAAAAGGCTACAATCCAGATAACTACTTTGAGCGAAAAGAAGGGCGAAAAATGGATATGTTTACCCAATTTGCCTTAATCGCCAGTAACGAAGCTATTGCTGATTCCGGTATTCTGGAAAATGTAAACCGCGACCGCGTAGGCGTTATCTGGGGTTCGGGTATTGGTGGATTGAAAACTTTTCAGGAAGAATCTATTCAATTTGGGCGGGGCGACGGTACACCCCGCTACAATCCATTCTTCATCCCTAAAATGATTGCCGACAGTTCGTCGGGTAATATTTCGATAAAAAATGGTTTTCGGGGACCTAACTTTGTTACGACATCCGCTTGTGCCTCCTCTTCCGATTCTATAGTTACTGCTTTAAATTATATCCGGCTGGGAATGGCCGATGTAATAATTACCGGTGGGTCAGAAGCAGCTATTACTGAATCGGGTATTGGCGGGTTTAACGCCTTAAAAGCCATGAGCGAACGTAACGATGATCCCTTAACCGCTTCCCGTCCTTACGATAAAGACCGGGATGGCTTTGTGCTCGGGGAAGGATCAGGTGCCTTAGTACTCGAAAGCTACGAACATGCCGTAGCCCGGGGTGCTAAAATTTACGCCGAAGTAATTGGCGGGGGATTATCATCGGATGCCTACCATATTACGGCTCCAGACCCAAATGGCGAAGGTGTAGTTATTGTTATGCAGAATGCTTTACGGGACGCAAACATCCGACCTGATGAAGTAGATTACATTAATACGCACGGTACCAGTACTCCATTAGGTGACGGCGCTGAAGTTACAGCTATTCAGAAAGTCTTTGGGGAGCATGCTTATAAGCTAAATATTAGCTCTACAAAAAGCATGACAGGGCATTTACTGGGTGGCGCAGGTGGCATTGAAGCAGTAGCAGCTATTTTAGCTATTCAGAACGGCGTAGTACCCCCAACGATTAACCACTTCACCGACGACGAGACCATTGATCCCGGATTAAATTTTACCTTTAATAAGGCGCAAACCCGGCCTGTTAATGTGGCTATCAGCAATACTTTTGGGTTTGGCGGACACAACACTTCCGTTATTTTCCGTAAGGTGCAATAG
- a CDS encoding acyl carrier protein, whose amino-acid sequence MSEIAEKVKAIIIDKLGVEESEVTPEASFTNDLGADSLDTVELIMEFEKEFNVSIPDDQAENIATVGQAISYLEEHAK is encoded by the coding sequence ATGTCAGAAATCGCAGAAAAAGTAAAAGCAATTATCATTGATAAATTAGGAGTAGAAGAGTCAGAAGTAACGCCCGAAGCAAGTTTCACCAATGATCTAGGTGCTGATTCTTTAGATACTGTAGAGCTTATCATGGAATTCGAAAAAGAATTCAACGTGTCGATTCCGGACGATCAAGCAGAAAATATTGCAACTGTAGGCCAGGCTATTAGCTACCTGGAAGAACATGCCAAATAA
- a CDS encoding IPExxxVDY family protein: protein MKTLCLDLDYDYDFELFGLVSSSREHKLAWALNKYLRIRLVKQKDLCFDFLNKGRLVISNYLHCTEYRTFRLLRNKSADLSTLKKPFLAPDIKEYDYLIQINGEINDSWRQELTSIFKVVPLIQYVKKFDPNTLQFKENLMF from the coding sequence ATGAAAACTCTCTGCCTTGACTTGGATTATGATTATGATTTTGAGCTGTTCGGACTGGTTTCGTCGAGCAGAGAACATAAACTAGCTTGGGCTTTAAATAAATACTTACGAATAAGATTAGTAAAGCAAAAAGATCTTTGCTTTGATTTTTTGAATAAAGGCCGGTTAGTAATTTCTAATTACCTGCATTGCACCGAATACCGTACTTTCCGGTTATTACGTAATAAATCTGCTGATTTAAGTACCTTAAAGAAACCTTTTCTGGCTCCTGACATAAAAGAATACGATTACTTAATCCAAATTAACGGAGAGATAAATGATAGCTGGCGCCAGGAACTAACTTCTATTTTTAAAGTAGTACCTCTTATACAATACGTTAAAAAATTTGACCCGAATACTCTTCAGTTCAAGGAAAACCTGATGTTTTAA
- the pyk gene encoding pyruvate kinase, whose product MEISFNKTKIIATVGPASNQYDMLKALVLEGADVFRLNFSHGKHADHQHVVNTVRQINQELGTSICLMQDLQGPKIRLGDVENGMVQINAGDKIKLVCDYSVSTATRLSTIYLDLAKDVNPGDAILIDDGKIELKVLATDNDKEVDVEVVYGGPVKPRKGINLPDTSVSAPSLTEKDIEDLHFGLDNDVEWVALSFVRRAEDIHEIKRIISERGKKTMVIAKIEKPEAIRNIDEIIAVTDGIMVARGDLGVEIAAEEVPMLQKMMIDKCNKAGKPVIVATQMMESMITNARPTRAETNDVANAVLDGADAVMLSAETAAGSYPLETVRSMSRTLASVEAQPGVFNKVINLAPNVQSFYSKMLVANACALARDTNAKAIICMTRSGYTAFQIAKHRPKANIFIFTDNQQLLHQLNLVWGIRGFYYEGDPGSTDELITDFRAVLTQNNHLQPGDIYINVTSIPVRERISANTIKLSIA is encoded by the coding sequence ATGGAAATAAGCTTTAATAAGACCAAAATAATTGCCACCGTCGGACCTGCCAGTAACCAGTACGATATGCTGAAAGCGCTCGTTTTGGAAGGTGCCGACGTTTTTCGTTTGAATTTTTCGCACGGTAAACATGCCGATCATCAACATGTGGTAAATACGGTCCGTCAGATAAACCAGGAACTAGGCACAAGCATTTGCTTAATGCAGGATTTACAAGGCCCTAAAATTAGATTGGGCGATGTAGAAAATGGCATGGTGCAAATTAATGCTGGCGATAAAATTAAATTAGTTTGCGATTACTCTGTTAGTACGGCTACCCGGCTTTCTACTATTTACTTAGATTTAGCCAAAGATGTAAATCCCGGTGATGCCATCCTGATTGACGATGGTAAAATAGAATTAAAAGTACTAGCTACAGACAATGACAAAGAAGTAGACGTTGAAGTGGTATATGGTGGCCCGGTAAAACCCCGTAAAGGTATTAACCTGCCCGATACGTCCGTTTCGGCTCCTTCTTTAACGGAAAAAGACATTGAAGATCTCCATTTTGGCTTAGATAACGACGTAGAATGGGTAGCCTTATCGTTTGTGCGGCGAGCCGAAGATATTCACGAAATAAAACGCATTATTTCGGAACGCGGCAAAAAAACCATGGTTATTGCTAAAATTGAGAAGCCAGAAGCCATTCGTAACATAGATGAAATTATTGCGGTTACCGACGGTATTATGGTAGCGCGGGGAGATTTGGGAGTAGAGATTGCGGCAGAAGAAGTACCGATGCTGCAAAAAATGATGATTGATAAGTGTAATAAGGCCGGCAAGCCGGTAATTGTAGCTACCCAGATGATGGAAAGTATGATTACTAATGCCCGGCCAACCCGAGCCGAAACGAACGACGTGGCTAATGCTGTATTAGATGGAGCCGATGCAGTTATGCTGAGCGCTGAAACAGCGGCGGGTTCTTACCCTCTGGAGACGGTACGTAGCATGAGCCGGACTCTTGCTTCAGTAGAAGCACAACCTGGAGTGTTTAATAAGGTCATTAACTTAGCGCCTAACGTTCAATCGTTTTATAGCAAGATGCTAGTAGCCAATGCCTGTGCGCTTGCCCGCGACACTAACGCCAAAGCTATTATTTGCATGACCCGCTCGGGCTACACGGCTTTTCAAATTGCCAAACACCGTCCTAAAGCTAATATTTTTATCTTCACGGATAATCAACAATTGCTGCATCAATTAAATTTAGTTTGGGGGATAAGAGGTTTTTACTACGAAGGAGATCCTGGATCAACAGATGAATTAATTACTGATTTCCGCGCAGTCTTGACCCAAAACAACCACCTGCAGCCCGGTGATATTTATATTAATGTAACCAGTATTCCGGTGCGGGAACGTATAAGCGCAAATACAATAAAATTAAGTATTGCCTAA
- the rpsT gene encoding 30S ribosomal protein S20, giving the protein MANHKSALKRIRANDAKRVLNRYQAKTTRTFVKKLKGTTDQAEAQELFKKVSSMLDKLAKRNIIHKNKAANNKSKLARHINALAAA; this is encoded by the coding sequence ATGGCTAACCATAAGTCGGCATTAAAAAGAATTAGAGCAAACGATGCGAAGCGCGTTTTAAACAGATATCAGGCAAAAACTACCCGTACTTTTGTTAAAAAGCTGAAAGGCACTACGGATCAGGCAGAAGCACAAGAACTGTTCAAAAAAGTATCTTCTATGCTAGATAAATTAGCTAAGCGTAACATAATTCATAAAAATAAGGCCGCTAATAATAAGTCTAAATTAGCCAGACATATTAACGCTTTAGCTGCTGCTTAA
- a CDS encoding YheT family hydrolase, whose protein sequence is MPVVKSSYRAPFYFFNGHIQTIIPGLFREVSGVMYQRERITTPDGDFLDLDWSESKSKNQKLVILSHGLEGDASRPYIKGMVKEMNLAGFDTLAWNFRSCSGEPNKLLQSYHMGATDDLELVVQYALQTNQYQDLYLIGFSMGGNITLNYLGQRPEQVPTQVKKAAVFSVPCHINSASRKMAQLENRIYMQRFLKSLRHKLAAKESLMPATMTLENYHHLRTFPEFDDRYTAPIHGFKDAHEYYTKCSSKQYLSNISIPTLLVNAQNDPFLSPECFPVVEAEANPFLYLEMPKDGGHVGFVENYRQNQYYSERRAVEFFTKNLV, encoded by the coding sequence ATGCCAGTAGTTAAGAGCTCGTACCGGGCACCTTTTTATTTTTTCAACGGTCACATTCAAACTATAATTCCAGGTTTGTTCCGGGAAGTATCTGGAGTAATGTATCAACGTGAACGCATTACTACTCCTGATGGCGATTTTCTGGATTTAGACTGGAGCGAAAGTAAATCAAAAAACCAAAAGTTGGTCATCTTATCGCACGGTCTGGAAGGTGATGCTAGTCGGCCTTATATTAAAGGTATGGTTAAGGAAATGAACCTGGCTGGCTTTGATACGCTGGCCTGGAATTTTAGAAGCTGCAGCGGTGAACCGAACAAATTACTTCAGTCTTATCACATGGGTGCTACCGATGACTTGGAACTGGTGGTACAATATGCTCTACAGACCAACCAATACCAGGATTTATACCTAATCGGTTTCAGCATGGGCGGAAATATTACTTTAAATTATTTGGGGCAGAGACCGGAGCAAGTACCAACTCAAGTTAAGAAAGCAGCTGTTTTTTCGGTTCCTTGCCACATAAACAGCGCTTCCCGCAAAATGGCGCAGCTTGAAAACCGGATTTATATGCAGCGGTTTCTTAAATCTTTACGGCATAAATTAGCAGCTAAAGAATCTTTAATGCCTGCTACCATGACGTTAGAAAATTACCACCATCTACGCACCTTTCCGGAGTTCGATGATCGTTATACTGCTCCTATCCACGGTTTTAAAGATGCCCACGAATATTACACTAAGTGCAGTTCTAAACAATATTTATCTAATATTAGTATTCCTACGTTACTCGTAAACGCTCAGAATGATCCGTTTTTATCGCCGGAGTGCTTTCCAGTAGTGGAGGCAGAAGCTAATCCCTTTTTATACCTGGAAATGCCTAAAGATGGTGGGCACGTTGGTTTCGTGGAAAATTACCGGCAGAACCAATATTATTCTGAACGAAGAGCTGTAGAATTTTTTACTAAAAATCTGGTTTAA